The DNA segment CAAAGATATTCCAATAGGTACCGAGAAATTAGAAGCTATACTCAAAGAGGAAAAAAATTAATGCTATTgatgtttcaaataatatatgtTGCACTTCCCATAATCTAGGTAAAGTGGAAACAGAGATACGGTATAacatatcatcatcatatttatttctgTGATCTGTTGAATTATATTCTACACTTGATTTCTGGCGTTAATATTCCAATGAAATAATATGGACTTTAAAATAAAAGTTAATACTTGAATTACGGTAGTCATTGTGATGATTAGATGTCAGAATACTTTGACATTAGTCGACACTAAGGAATAATAACTTTCTGATAGTAATCGTCAGCGATGGTTTGTTGAGAATCGCATGTGCTTTTGTAGTATTTGCGTTCATTCCAGATGAAAGCCAGACGAGCCACTCCATAGATTGTGAAAAAGTCGACAGCCAACACGTTCGTTTGCAGAGCAACGGCTGGGTCCATGAACCAGCTGTGTATCTCTATTGAATGCTGCTCACTTTGTGCACTCAAGTCGTTTTTCCTATCTTTAGCTATCCTTTTAAGATTAGCAGTCAGCTCAGCCATCACAGACGTCAGTGTGTCCAACATATTTTCAGATctgaaacaattgaaaattctttattagtgTGCCACTCATTGATAAACCGTACTTGATGTTTTTACTACTAGTTGATAACACTAATGGgagaaaatgaatatttgaaaaattcttaaTTACCCACAAACACATTAAAAAATAGTTGGTCCGTAGAGTAACCTTCTAGTTATTGGCTAGATTGCTATTCTGGGCTGTATGCTGTACTTTTCTATAGGTTAGTTCAAAGTATCAGTAATTGATTTAAGCAGAATTGAATTTTTGGAAAccatgtaataataattgatatcaattttatttggaGAGACCTCAATCCCAACTTCTACTTCATCAGTGATTTCCTTTCaatccaatattttttcaagtttagatGTTGAGCATCCATAAGAAGCATTACCACACCAAGTAGCTCAAAACAATACGAAATAGCACAAACATTATTAtaaaaccagattttttttagtcAAACCCAACTAGAAGTGTTTTACAATGTTGTGTTCTATCGGTAAAATAACAGGCGAAAAATTggcaaaatgtataattataaCATACTTATATATTCTTATCTCAGTCATCGTTTAGACGTCGTAGCGGTAGCATGTCGAGAGCATTGTAGTATTAATAGAGTAGTGTGGTATAGTGGTAGTAGAAATAGTTATATTTCGATAGTTCCGTATCTGCGCCTTAGTGGAATTAGGCCTACGCGAAATTGTCGAAAAGTGCGAAATTGCTGTACGCGAGTGCGCGTTCGAGCGTCCCGGTTAGGCCGGCCGGTCAATGTTCGCGACACAATCGTTTTtctgaataatgaatgaacattttgaattcaacatAAATGTCGTTCGTCAGACCGTCGAAATTTTTGATTCCCGAGTTTGAAGAAGAGgcaacagaagaagaagaagaagtcaaagcgaatgaagaaaaaatggaaaCCGGTAGTGTAAACGCAGGAGTCAACGCCGGAAAAGGTCATCGACCCAAATAATTTAAGAACACCGACcgaaaaaatattgtataatagtTGGAAGGAAGCTGAAAATAAATGTGTAATGATGCAAATCAAGAATAGCTTGAAACGAAGCTAGAGCAACTGATTAAAAGAATCTCtcttcttgagaaaaatagagaGAGTAAGAACCAGCCTCAGTCATTTACTGTAGGAGGAAATTTGAAAACTGATAAACTAACTGCTGAAAAGGAAGAAAACAAGAAGCTACATTTCTCTACGGATGATTCGagtgaaatcaagaaattcaaaaaaaaggAAGATGGATACCTCGCTTTTGCCCCCCCCCAGCCATCAACAAGCAGTGCAGCAACTGACAGCCAGCACAccaaggaaaagaagaataaagtaGTGCCCCCGCCTCCTATCATTGTGAAcgatataaaaaatttcaatacgtttttgaaaactttgaacaGTGTCTCTCCAGATGACAAGTTCAGAATAAAGCTAGTCAGTTATGAAACATTCAAAATCAACGTTCTAGATGTAGATACTTATAGAAACGTGACGAAAAAATTGGTTGATACTGGCTATAAGTGGCATTCATACAAAAATAAAGTCTCGACCCATCAGAGTGATGGTAAAGAAACTACATTATTCATGTAGTCCAGATACCATACTTGATGATTTGAAGAATCAAGGCTATAAAGTCCTGGAAGTGGTAAataaactcaaatggaagaCTAAGGAACCATTGGACATGTTCCTGGTATCCTTTAGCTGCGAGGAAgatatcaaaaaaatatttgaattgaaaacggTTCTTGGATGTAAGGTGGAAATTGCCCAATGAAAGCGTTGCCAGGCTTACGGTCACACCCAACGTTACTGTAACATGGAACCAAGATGCGTGAAATGTGGATCAAAGCATCTAAGTAGGGACTGCCAAAAATCCAATGATGCCCTACCAAAATGAGTCCATTGCGGAGAAGCTCACCCTGCAAGTTACAGAGGGTGTACTGTAGCTATTGAACTGCAGAAAATCAGGAATGCGGCACAAAAAAGGAAGACAAACACTCCCAAGAGCTCAATCAGTCAAAATCCAACTACAAAGCTTGGAGATAAAAATACTAAGCAGGTAGAAATTCGTGTGCCTACTCTGAGTAGAAGAACATTTGCACAGACTGTTGTAGGAAACAAAGGCTCTAATTCGAATAGCTGTCAGTTCGATAATATATGGAGGGAGATATTAATCAGGTGCTGAAACTCATTTTACATAAGTTAGACAAGCAAGAAGAAAGTATCTTCTATCTTCAAAGCCGTTTTGAGAAGttggataaaaattgtttttctgAATTGTAATGCTGAATACACTTAGAATAGTTGAATGGAATGCTAATGGACTCCTTAATCGGCAACAAGAATTAGAAgcagttttaaatttagaaaagatAGATATTTGTTTAGTTTCAGAAACTCATTTCACTAAACAATCTTACATTAGAATCAGAGGATATAAAACTTATCATGCTATACATCCCAGAAATTCGGCGCGAGGTGGAAGTGCTGTTATCATCAAGGATAGTATTCAACATCAtgaagaaattaaatatgagtcAGAAAGAGTGCAATTAACTAGTGTAGCTGTTCAAACAAGAACTTATAAGTTGGTTGTGGCTGCTATCTACTGCCCACCCAGACATTCCATACGAAAAGGAGAATATATAGCTTTATTTGAGATGTTgggtacaaaattcattctaggAGGTGATTTTAATGCAAAACACGTTTTTTGGGGGTCACATTTAACAACCACGAAAGGCAGAGAGCTCTATAAGGCTATTATGGAGTACAGTTGTGAGGCCATTTCTACCGGAAAACCAACCTACTGGCCCTCAGATATGCAACAAATTCCAGACCTGATAGATTTCTTCTTAAATAAAAATGTGAGTTTCAACTACTTGAGTATTGAGGAAAGTTTCGACCTTGATTCTGACCATTCTCCAATTCTTCTACAGCTGAGagaaaatataatacaaaaacaaaatgaacGGCCAGGGCTTGTTAATACCCGTACAGACTGGGAAGGATTTCAACAGATGctggaagaaaaaataatccttGATGTACCATTGAGAAGCATGGAACATCTTGATGGAGAACTGGAAAAATTTGTCATTGACGTGCAACAGGCAGCCTGGTGGAACACCCCACAACTAAGAAGAAGAACTGTAGGAAATAGCTACCCAACAGAAGTGAGGGAAATGATAGCTGAAAAAAGGAGAGGTAGGAAAAAATGGCAACAAACAAGAACTTCACAAGATAAAAGGCAACTTAATCATTTAACTCAACAGCTCAGAAGAGAAATCCAACAAATtaagaatgaatcaatgaatcattATCTGAGAAATCTAACGGGAGATGAAAGCACCGACTACTCTCTCTGGAAGGCAGCCAGGAAATTGAAAAGACCTATTCAGCATGCACCACCAATTAGGAAACAGGATGGCTCATGGGCTAGAAGCAATACAGAAAAAGTTCAAGCATTTGCTGATCATCAGGTAAACACATTTCAACCACACAATCATGATGAGCTAGAAATTGAAGAGGATTTTATTCAGGAGAGCGAAGAGCTTAGACATGTTACACTGGATGAAgtagagaaagaaataaaaaaaattaaatacaaaaaagcACCAGGATTTGATTTAATAACAGGtgtaatattgaagaatttaccaAGGAAAGCTATAGTGAAATTAACTAATATTATAAATGCCGTTTTTAGACTCAAATATGTTCCTTGCATGTGGAAGGTAGCTGAGGTGGTAATGATCCCAAAACCTGGAGAAGAGCCTCACAACATCTCATCATACCGGCCAATATCTTTGCTTCCAGTAAtgtcaaaaatttttgaaagaatattgttgaaaaggCTGACTCCGATTATTGAAAGGAAAAAATTGATACCAGATCATCAATTTGGCTTCAGGAAAAAACATTCAACAATTGATCAGGTACACAGCACAAGGACAAGGACAAGATTGAAAGTGCCACAGCAAAACTTCAAAGATCTCTCGGAAAAATTGAAGACTGGACAACAAAATGGAAGATTAAACTCAATGAAGCAAAATCAGTTCATATCAATTTCACCAACAAGAGGGCTCAACCCATACCAATAACCATTAACAATCAAATAGTACTATTTTCCAATAATGTCAGGTACCTAGGTATGACTTTAGatgcaaagcttcgctggaaggtcCATgttaagaagaagagagaagagctggGAATAAAATACAAGAGACTCTGGTGGCTGATTGGAAGGAACTCCATCCTGTCAATTCCAAACAAAGTACTCCTGTATAAGCAGATtctaaagccagtatggacgtatggtatacaactttgggggtgtatCAAAGACAGTAATATCAAAGTCATACAACGCTTCCAAAACAAGGTGCTGAGAAACATTGCTGATGCTCCTTGGTACGTCAGAAACAGCGATCTTCACAGAGACCTGCAAGTCGACCTGGTATGCAGCGAAATCCAGAGGCATGCAGAGAAACACGAGGCTCGACtccaccaacacgacaacatcgaagcaatccagctgctggaAAATGAAGGATTGGTGAGGAggctgaaaaggaagaagccattTGAACTGGTCTAGTGCTGATTCAAGTGTCTTGTGTCCAGTGAAAAGTAGAGCAGTGGAAATGAGTGAAACCCACCTGTGTAGTACAGTCATAAGCAgtgtactaataatattagaatttgaataggagaCCCTATTCTCTTGTATGAAgtatttattagtattatagGACAGAAAAAAGTTGCTCATTAGTCCCTAGACTAGATAGCAATGTATCgttgaatatataaaaaaaatatatttttatcttctAGTAAGCCTAGATTATCGATTAAGGTACCTAGATAGTGCATATTTGGCCCTATTCTTCAGTTATATACTTACTACTATATTGTATTCTTATGTAACTTGAAAgtgaaaaacactcacattctttggtgtggcgacaaCCGTTTCATGCTGGTGTTGAATATCTTGagtgttttttttcactttaaagttatataagaatacaatatagtaataattccagtgaaaacaagatggataaccaacaacgtaTATACTTACGCTTTCCGTGTAGGAATTGTGGCATAAATATAATCACGCAAATCATTGACATATTGTTTATTGCCCCAATACTGGAAGACCATCGGCCACAATATATCCATGTTATTACTCTTTTGATAATCAGGATCTATGAAAGAAATGATGACTCTCCCCTCTGCTAATATCAATTCAGGCGTTGCTTTCCAGAGCTGATTCACTTTGCTCGGTGGTACATACAGTTGTTCGTTGTTAAAAGTGAATGATTGTTTCAAGTAGCTAACAAACGCATCCTTCTCTTCATTTGAATCTATTCCTGTATAAATAAATAGGAATGAAACGTTGAGCGCACTAATGGATTGAGTATGAAAACAGACATTTATATGCAGACATATTTTCTTGActattaattcattataatgaattactattatataattactattCATATTATGTGATTATTCGATTGACAAcagattaattattttgaagattgttctcatgatgattattttttcatgaataaacgaATTAAAATCATCAATCGACCGTCATTAAAATTGcagatgatataatattttagaTGACACCCTTTAAGTGAGTGTACAGCGTGTGTAGAATCCGTAATACACGTTGAActaaatataatttgttttattttccagtagttcaatataaatttttcatcacatagttttagaaattatttttggttcgatagaatttaaacaaaattgAAGATTGCTAATAGATATTTGCAAGATTTTAAGATCTTTGATTTCAAGATTCAAATCTTTGATTGAAGGAGGAGTACAGTGTCCGAAATtcatcaatagaatagaatagaatctttaTTGCAGCCATATCTgaggtcttcagatacaatataaGAGTCAAACATATACAACATAATACATTATACAAAATACATCATTATTGTGTTAATGCGAAATAGTTATTTAGGATCCCACAAAAACAATGTTCAATGGAAACTTACCAGATACAAGCATATGAATATCGAAAACGACAATTTCTTTTTCAGTATTTACTATGAATTCGACCACTTGCTCAATTATCTGATTCAGTGGGTGCATCGGTATTGAGTTATGGCAAGACCAGTACATGTCATCTTCTCGCTTCACTCGAATATCAAGGTACCGTATTCCAGAGACTAGTTGCCCCTTAATCTCTCGattctgaaattgatcattACTGATTAGAAAATATAACCAGAGTGACTAGAAAATATACCTGTTGAATAGGTtcaatagagagagagagagagtgtacTCATTACACTCACACTCAGTCTATGGGACTTGAACTTGGGATCTTGCGATCCGAAAATTTGCCGTACATTCAAACTTTGATTTCTACAATAATGTATTATCACAGTGTAATTTAATAAACAAGgagtaaaattatttaaaatttatcatagcATAGGAATTGTTTTGTTAGATCAGGAAAGTATTAGTCTCACACTGAAGAAAATTAACGacataaaaatgaaatagaattttttcaaattgcataGATCTTCAGAATAAAggattgataaaatagaaataggAAATATACATCATTATTCAATGTTCACTTTCTTGTTTAGGGCTGCCTGtatatgtaaataaaaataaaaaatcaaagtgCCCTTTGAACAAAGTTTCATTAACAACGATTGTGAAAAATGATGACTAAATTCCCTGCAagctgaaaacaaaaatttaaaaaagactGTGAACTTTTATTTATACGATGTTTATTCATATTTCCTATCATATgtatattcattcttgttttacctatttatttcttcattgaaatttttatattggaAATTGTTATCGATACTCGCTGCCAGCACTCAAAGTTCGGTTTTGCATGCAGcgccaaaaatgttattttgttttgacaaagttgtttttcgtgtatatttaaatattgatcaatatgttttatttaagaaaaaaattttttgaagaatttgatAGGCTAATCTAGAAATTTCCAGTGTCCCAACGACACCCACCCGTCCCAACCACAACAGGTGAAAATGTATAAGCGATTTTAAAGTGTATATGAGCGGtcatcaatatttcatttaGAGACTATATGATATATCAATCGCACATCGAGTTCCGATATAAAGGATAATATACAACCAATCATCTGCAAATTCACCAGTCGCAGATCCAAATTAAAATGGTTACTGGTCGCTAAAGTGAAGAAAAACTTGGTGACCACGGACTTTAATGCTAACCTTCCTCCTggtaatttttatgtaaatgaACACCCAACAAATGCAAACAGAATGTTGTTGGGGAAGGTGAGATTTCTGAAGAGGGAGGACAAATTAAAGTTCGTTTGGGCGAAGGGTGGAAAAATCATCATACGTCAAACTACGTGAAACACAGGACTCACCAGCTAAGAGCTGTGATGATGATTTAAAAACTTTCGAGTAATAACAAAAAACTATTAAGCAGAAGATAAATATGATCAGAGCATAGaagtttttagtttattatagtGAGAAGAATGATGTATGTATTTTTgacttcaaaattttctgaaataacttgaTTTATTCAAAGTGATGAGATAATAATTGAGTGTAATATTGATTagaatttggtgttttaatccTACTGAATTCAAAACTTTCAGctcataaatatttttggagggaaattgaacttgaactttcAACCGCAGAAACATAATTTTTaggacatgttattcattatcaaattttgggaatagaatagttttgggccaagcctgttgggCCTTTGGgccaatcatattcatatatgatttgtaattgtatctagAAATAGATAATTTCCAAATCTTCGCTAATTTTGTAATCTCAAGGTCGACAAATTTATAATCAACAAATTCCATAACAATAactagattatatacaaacagATGCTTACCTGTGTAAGGGACCAGTTGTCCAAAAGTGGTACAGACTTCAAAATGGCCCAATGTTTCTTGGCAAAAGCATCTGATTCTTGAGGAGGATCTCCTTTGTAACTGCACGTGTCATGAGTTCCCGGTATAAATAAATCAGTCATTGGcacattttttatgaattccCAATAATGATTCATCCATTGCGGATAGGTTTGTAGTTTAGTGATCACAATTGCTGGAAAAAttaaagaatttcaataaaaatatcaggtAACGgtaataaaattagaaaactgTTTATTAACAGTAGATTTTTCCATAAAACTTTTTTATTactatgatttttttattaatatactATTGCTATATAAGtgagactaatgagcaaatttCATCGAACTTAACctactaaataaaaataaaatgcagTGGAACTCTCTCTAGAATCTCTTACTGCTAATGGTAATATTATGTACACCTTAAATAACTGTACTATAAAGCATGATTCTATTGTTTCACTtaatcactgctctgctttttcacttgaaaccaCTTGCACTACACCAATTCAAATGgcttcctccttttgagcctccgcaccaatcctccgttgtctagcagctggattgcctcGACGTTGTTGTGTTGTGTTGGTGGAGCCGTGCTTCATGACTCTCTGCATACGGTACCGCTGAATCTCACAGGATACCAGGTTGACTCCCAGATCTCTATGGATGTCGCTGTTCCgcacataccaaggagcatcaaCGATGTTTCTGAGCACCTAGTTTTGGAATCTTAGTACGATGGCGATTATTCTCGGTTTGGTGCAACTCCATATTTGAATACCATAGGTCCAGACAGCTATGAAGATCTGTTTGTACAGGAGAACTTTGTTTGGTATTGAAAGTGATGAGTTTCTTCCAATAAGCCGGTAAAATTGCTTGTTTTTATGTTGAGCTCATCTTTTTTCGTTTTGACATGCTCTTTCCGGGCAAATCTTAGCATCAAGAGTCATGCCTAGATATTTAGCAGAATTTGCATGTggtatgttgatattatttaagCTGATTGGATGGTACTCGTCAGCTCTCCTGTTGGTAAAGTTGACGGAATTGACTTGCCCTCATTGAGTTTCAGCCTTCACTTACTGGCTGAGTCCTGTATTTTGTTGGCAGATCTCTGGAGCTTTTCTGTTGCAGTATGAACATTGCTGTCGACTGCTAGTAGGGCGGTGTCGTCTGCAAACGTCACTGTGGtattctcctcctccacatTTGGAATATCACTGGTGAAGAGAAGGTAAAGCACTGGCCCCAACACACTTCCCTGTGCAACTCCTGCTTTTATCTCTCTCACATCAGAATATGAATACCGTACTCATACTTGACTCTGAAGTACCTTCCATTCAAATATGATTGCAGTATTTCTGTGAATTGTTTGAGAAgcatttttttcaacttgtaaAGAGGTCCTTCATGCCATACTTTGTCGAAAGCTTGTACTATGTCTTGAAAAGCTGCTGAACAAATCTATTTTACTTCCAAActcttctctattacattaACTCTTCTATGTATCTGGTCAATTGTGGAGTGTTTTTCTCTGAAACCAAACTGATGATAAGGAATCAATTGTTTACTCTTTGTTATTGGCTTGGGCCTACTCAATAATAACCTTTCAAACAACTTTCATAGCACAGGTAACAATAAAATCGGCCTGTATGAAGTATTACTTCATGTGGTTCTTTTCCTGGCTTGAGCAACATTATAACTTAAGCTACTTTCCATATTCCTGGTACAAGTCTAAGTCTAAATGAAGCATTTAGTATGTTTGTTAACTTGATGAGTGCTTTCCTTGGAAGGTGCTTCAGGACTAAGCCAGTTATCAGGTCAAATCCTGGAGTTTTCTTTGCATTGATAAGCTTAATAATTTCCTTTTTAACTTTGTCCACTGAGAAACATAGTATTTCTTGATTCTCTTGCATAAAATTTCCATCAGTTTCTAAATATTGCTCCTGTGGTCCTGTGGCTGGAAAACTTTAACAAGATGATCTGCGAATGTCTGTGATTTTTCTTCATTGTTTCTGGCCCATTCTCTGGTTTGCTTTCTGATAGAAGGAGCTTGTTGAATAGGTGTTATTTTCCTAGATGCCTTCCAGAGCGAGTAATCAGTGTTTTTCCTCCTGCAAACTCTTGCGCAAGTAACCGCTGAtcgattcatttttaatagattgTATCTCTCTTTTCAGTACTTGAGTTACATTA comes from the Nilaparvata lugens isolate BPH chromosome 1, ASM1435652v1, whole genome shotgun sequence genome and includes:
- the LOC111045586 gene encoding PI-PLC X domain-containing protein 3, which encodes MDNNVFKRKILNARNWILLVITFLGKNEVSFANTCLKPQLELLVTPPDADLGNNIRIYWSFNRTYDGLWIGLYSDEPKQSSDEFLVANKIQVKELTGFETTGFFEVSDVKNMTYDQQTYLGYTAVAWTVVDGKDRAIVITKLQTYPQWMNHYWEFIKNVPMTDLFIPGTHDTCSYKGDPPQESDAFAKKHWAILKSVPLLDNWSLTQNREIKGQLVSGIRYLDIRVKREDDMYWSCHNSIPMHPLNQIIEQVVEFIVNTEKEIVVFDIHMLVSGIDSNEEKDAFVSYLKQSFTFNNEQLYVPPSKVNQLWKATPELILAEGRVIISFIDPDYQKSNNMDILWPMVFQYWGNKQYVNDLRDYIYATIPTRKASENMLDTLTSVMAELTANLKRIAKDRKNDLSAQSEQHSIEIHSWFMDPAVALQTNVLAVDFFTIYGVARLAFIWNERKYYKSTCDSQQTIADDYYQKVIIP